The following are encoded in a window of Haloarcula halophila genomic DNA:
- a CDS encoding PAS domain S-box protein has translation MASTGDTPLYRDIFEVAPDPIIVHDAETGAVVRSNPAAAELLGFDREELVGTHVGAFSPPGYTTEDANRLIQEAVSDGSKTVEWAVRNSDGAQQWIEVTLERAEIDDESRVVAFFHDITDQKERNRARLERNEQLTTLIDNLPVVVFTIDSDGVFTHSAGKGLASLGLEPGELEGVSVFEAYADYPDVIEAVETALDGEEVRVTQDVGELVFETWYRPLFDDSELSQIVGVSRDITDLKRHEERVEALSDATNELLYSRSEGAVAETVTGIAKRIIERPFAAMWSYDESDDTLYPIGATGPATELADVDGPSSPETPLQTLLCLPLDDHGMLCIGSSKQEPFDSDERFLLEILASTAAAALDRVERETKLKAKQTELERSNEALQQFAYIASHDLQEPLRMVSSYVDLLESEYGDELDGEAAEYMAFAVDGANRMQEMVDALLRYSRVETQAGEFERTESDAVVSETLDSLRMRIDEVDATVSTGSFSAVRADPNQLGQVFQNLLENALDYTDEAGVDPRIEIDATEADGVVEFRITDNGPGIPDDKVEDIFEIFKRGGAHDTDGTGIGLAVCQRIVQRHDGRIWAEPSETGATFRFTIPAATEVATDE, from the coding sequence ATGGCTTCGACAGGGGACACTCCTCTCTACCGGGACATCTTCGAGGTGGCCCCGGACCCGATCATCGTTCACGACGCCGAGACCGGGGCGGTCGTCCGCTCGAACCCGGCGGCCGCCGAGTTGCTCGGATTCGACCGGGAGGAACTCGTCGGCACCCACGTCGGCGCGTTCAGCCCGCCCGGATACACGACCGAAGACGCGAACAGACTCATCCAAGAGGCAGTCTCGGACGGCTCGAAGACGGTCGAATGGGCGGTCCGGAACTCGGACGGGGCACAGCAGTGGATCGAGGTCACCCTGGAGCGGGCGGAGATCGACGACGAGAGCCGCGTCGTCGCGTTCTTCCACGATATAACTGACCAGAAAGAGCGGAACAGAGCCCGTCTGGAACGGAACGAACAGCTAACGACGCTCATCGACAACCTCCCTGTCGTCGTGTTCACGATCGACTCCGACGGCGTGTTCACCCACTCCGCCGGCAAGGGGTTGGCGAGTTTGGGGCTAGAGCCCGGCGAACTCGAAGGGGTTTCGGTGTTCGAGGCGTACGCCGACTACCCTGACGTCATCGAGGCAGTCGAGACGGCCCTGGACGGCGAGGAGGTCCGCGTCACCCAGGACGTCGGCGAGTTGGTGTTCGAGACGTGGTATCGGCCGCTGTTCGACGACAGTGAGCTCTCACAGATCGTCGGCGTTTCCCGGGATATTACCGACCTCAAGCGCCACGAGGAGCGTGTCGAAGCGCTCAGCGATGCGACGAACGAACTGCTGTACAGCCGCTCGGAGGGGGCCGTCGCCGAGACCGTCACCGGGATCGCGAAACGGATCATCGAGCGGCCGTTCGCGGCGATGTGGTCCTACGACGAGAGCGACGACACCCTCTATCCGATCGGTGCCACCGGACCAGCCACCGAGTTGGCCGACGTCGACGGCCCGTCGTCACCGGAGACGCCGTTGCAGACGCTCCTCTGTCTCCCACTCGACGACCACGGGATGCTGTGTATCGGTTCCTCGAAGCAGGAGCCGTTCGACAGCGACGAGCGGTTCCTGCTGGAGATCCTCGCGAGCACGGCGGCCGCCGCGCTGGACCGTGTCGAGCGGGAAACGAAGCTCAAAGCCAAACAGACCGAACTGGAGCGGTCGAACGAGGCGCTCCAGCAGTTCGCCTACATCGCCTCCCACGACCTGCAGGAGCCGCTCCGGATGGTGTCGAGCTACGTGGACCTGCTCGAAAGCGAGTACGGCGACGAACTCGACGGGGAGGCAGCGGAGTACATGGCCTTCGCCGTCGACGGCGCGAACCGCATGCAGGAGATGGTCGACGCGTTGCTGCGGTACTCCCGCGTCGAGACACAGGCAGGGGAATTCGAGCGCACGGAGTCGGACGCTGTCGTCTCCGAGACACTGGACTCCCTCCGGATGCGGATCGACGAGGTCGATGCGACCGTCTCGACGGGATCGTTCTCGGCGGTCAGAGCAGACCCCAACCAGCTCGGTCAGGTGTTCCAGAACCTGCTGGAGAACGCACTCGACTACACCGACGAGGCGGGTGTCGACCCCCGCATCGAGATCGACGCGACGGAAGCCGATGGGGTGGTCGAGTTCCGTATCACCGACAACGGACCGGGCATTCCCGACGACAAGGTGGAGGATATCTTCGAGATATTCAAGCGCGGCGGGGCACACGACACGGACGGTACCGGAATCGGACTCGCCGTCTGCCAGCGGATCGTCCAGCGACACGACGGCCGGATCTGGGCCGAGCCGTCCGAAACGGGTGCGACGTTCAGATTCACGATCCCGGCTGCAACGGAGGTGGCGACGGATGAGTGA
- a CDS encoding response regulator yields MSENEDGRPVEILLAEDNPGDVRLTEKALEKGKVLNNLHVVNDGVEAMHYLRQEGEYESAPRPDLLLLDLNMPRMDGQEVLGEMKSDEDLRRIPVVVLTSSGAEEDIVESYDLHANAYLTKPVDFSGFVDIVGSIEEFWLRVVKQPPK; encoded by the coding sequence ATGAGTGAGAACGAGGACGGCCGACCGGTCGAGATCCTGCTCGCCGAGGACAACCCCGGCGACGTCAGACTGACCGAGAAGGCACTGGAGAAGGGGAAGGTACTGAACAACCTCCACGTCGTCAACGACGGGGTCGAAGCGATGCACTACCTCAGACAGGAAGGGGAGTACGAGTCGGCACCCCGCCCCGACCTGCTCTTGCTGGATCTGAACATGCCCCGGATGGACGGACAGGAAGTGCTCGGCGAGATGAAGTCCGACGAGGACCTGCGCCGCATCCCGGTCGTCGTCCTGACCAGTTCCGGGGCCGAGGAGGACATCGTCGAATCGTACGACCTCCACGCCAACGCGTACCTGACGAAGCCGGTCGACTTCTCGGGCTTCGTCGACATCGTCGGGAGCATCGAGGAGTTCTGGCTTCGGGTCGTCAAGCAGCCGCCGAAGTGA
- a CDS encoding hybrid sensor histidine kinase/response regulator produces MAGTTHLSVLLVEDNPGDAKLVEHHFDSSDATYFVDDVELTHIESLGAVADVETEGYDVLLLDLGLPESTGLETLDRATEMVSDLPIIVLTGMQDRRKSMDAIERGAQDYLPKSELDGDRLVRALRYAVVRSRQQRALRRRRDQMEFFNSILQHDMLNGMNVIRSRAELLTETLDGDDQEYAETVVDWSDDIIDLTEKVRSVLKTLSEDGMTEMERRDLGEVLDEAADRARSMSDECTVDNHVMGIQVEADELLEDVFGNLFTNAVEHAGEDVTIDVTATIEDVVVRVRIADDGSGIPPDQRRRVFERGKKGSGSSGTGFGLYFVDSMIESYGGNIWIEESDAGGAAFVVDLPRAE; encoded by the coding sequence ATGGCCGGGACGACACACCTCTCCGTGCTGCTCGTCGAGGACAACCCAGGCGACGCGAAACTCGTCGAACACCATTTCGATAGTTCCGACGCCACCTACTTCGTCGACGACGTCGAGCTTACCCACATCGAATCGCTCGGTGCCGTCGCGGACGTCGAAACCGAAGGGTACGACGTGTTGTTGTTGGATTTGGGACTCCCCGAATCGACCGGGTTGGAGACGCTCGACCGGGCGACTGAGATGGTCTCTGACCTGCCCATTATCGTTCTGACCGGGATGCAGGACCGCAGGAAGTCGATGGACGCCATCGAGCGCGGCGCACAGGATTACCTCCCGAAATCCGAGCTCGACGGGGATCGACTCGTCCGGGCACTCCGATACGCAGTCGTCCGGAGTCGCCAGCAGCGCGCCCTCCGTCGTCGGCGCGACCAGATGGAGTTTTTCAACAGCATTCTCCAGCACGACATGCTCAACGGGATGAACGTCATCCGGTCGCGCGCGGAGTTGCTGACGGAGACGCTCGACGGGGACGACCAGGAGTACGCCGAGACAGTCGTCGACTGGAGCGACGACATCATCGACCTCACGGAGAAGGTTCGGTCGGTGCTGAAGACGCTCTCGGAGGACGGGATGACCGAGATGGAGCGCCGTGACCTCGGCGAGGTGCTCGACGAGGCCGCGGATCGGGCGCGATCGATGAGTGACGAGTGTACCGTCGACAACCACGTGATGGGTATCCAGGTCGAGGCCGACGAACTGCTGGAAGACGTGTTCGGGAACCTGTTCACGAACGCGGTCGAACACGCCGGCGAGGACGTGACCATCGACGTGACGGCGACGATCGAGGACGTCGTCGTGCGGGTGCGGATCGCCGACGACGGGTCCGGTATCCCCCCCGACCAGCGCCGTCGCGTCTTCGAGCGAGGCAAGAAAGGGAGCGGCTCTTCGGGGACCGGATTCGGCCTCTACTTCGTCGATTCGATGATCGAAAGCTACGGCGGGAACATCTGGATCGAGGAGAGCGACGCGGGTGGCGCAGCCTTCGTCGTGGACCTGCCCAGAGCCGAATAA
- a CDS encoding METTL5 family protein encodes MPTKSALAQQLAVVAGFDDPSASLEQYRTPPDLAAHLVHTADLQGDLDGRTVVDLGCGTGMLALGAALRGPETVVGLDIDAGPLSIARDNERKVGSTTSVSWVRADATVPPLCPPVEETTVVMNPPFGAQADNEHADRAFLETAAALSSVSYSIHNEGSQSFVEAFAEDNGGAVTHAFRTEFELPRQFEFHEADRSEITVEVYRIEWA; translated from the coding sequence ATGCCGACGAAGAGCGCCCTCGCCCAGCAACTCGCCGTCGTGGCGGGGTTCGACGACCCCAGCGCCAGTCTGGAACAGTATCGGACGCCGCCGGACCTCGCCGCCCACCTCGTCCACACGGCGGACCTCCAGGGTGATCTCGACGGCCGGACCGTCGTCGATCTGGGCTGTGGGACGGGGATGCTCGCGCTCGGGGCGGCCCTGCGCGGCCCGGAGACGGTCGTCGGTCTCGACATCGACGCCGGGCCGCTGTCGATCGCGCGGGACAACGAGCGGAAGGTCGGATCGACGACTTCGGTGTCCTGGGTCCGGGCGGACGCGACCGTCCCGCCGCTGTGTCCGCCTGTCGAGGAGACTACCGTGGTGATGAACCCGCCGTTCGGTGCCCAGGCCGACAACGAACACGCCGATCGCGCGTTCCTCGAAACCGCGGCGGCCCTCTCGTCGGTCTCCTATTCGATCCACAACGAGGGGAGCCAGTCGTTCGTCGAGGCCTTCGCCGAGGACAACGGCGGCGCGGTGACACACGCCTTCCGGACCGAGTTCGAACTGCCGCGACAGTTCGAGTTCCACGAGGCCGACCGAAGCGAGATCACGGTCGAGGTGTACCGGATCGAGTGGGCGTGA
- a CDS encoding rhomboid family intramembrane serine protease, whose amino-acid sequence MFQSSPVPTVPGWLPLRALVVVVVVGLSLVAVRRLSGERLTDPLRNRLLLGVPWGTLLTIGGVLLVYFVLQGAWDNARPLVTPFRTWSYFYPLGILTGPFTHGSQGHVTGNVVGTLVYGTVVEYVWSHYPTERGTQTFTSLRTNPYARVLAVPVASVVVGVFTGLFSLGPVVGFSGVVFAMAGFALLVRPYLFLGALVANRVVDLVLTALRFPEPTVRGRTRFVTPWWSDVAIQGHAIGILAGIVLAATLLWLRDQRPDPKRVFGVTLVFAVFQGLWAVYIPLGNARFTLFRWLGTALVFLLAAVIAAATVDTDDHFILLPRFEAGWIGWAGVVLLVVLATLSLGAVPGNLTTIDSGDVPEDGIEIRDYVVAYEEDVLNQYAANIPTPIETEQTRVNESGIVVASADREIWIAEVPKGQLATDGRASVAVGGVGWRETVFANRTTWNVVGNRSVYVVQLWRRGEDPRTSYRSPPSTADTTIAGRNVTVRPAGASFELAVTRDNETLATGPIPANASARDIGGITFRHNRSRLYAEVDDTRVRIATVRTPPGQRRE is encoded by the coding sequence ATGTTCCAGTCGTCGCCAGTCCCGACCGTCCCGGGGTGGCTCCCGCTCCGGGCGCTGGTCGTCGTAGTCGTGGTGGGGCTCTCCCTGGTGGCGGTCCGCCGGCTCTCGGGCGAGCGGCTCACGGACCCGCTTCGCAACAGGCTGTTACTGGGAGTTCCGTGGGGGACGCTGCTGACGATCGGCGGCGTCCTCCTGGTGTATTTCGTCCTCCAGGGTGCGTGGGACAACGCCCGCCCCCTGGTGACGCCGTTCCGGACGTGGTCGTACTTCTATCCGCTGGGCATCCTGACGGGACCGTTTACCCACGGCAGCCAGGGTCACGTCACCGGCAACGTCGTCGGAACGTTGGTCTACGGGACCGTCGTTGAGTACGTCTGGAGCCACTACCCCACGGAGCGCGGGACACAGACGTTCACGTCGCTGCGGACGAACCCCTACGCCCGCGTGTTGGCCGTCCCGGTCGCGTCGGTCGTCGTCGGCGTCTTCACCGGGCTGTTCTCGCTGGGGCCGGTCGTCGGCTTCTCCGGCGTCGTCTTCGCGATGGCCGGGTTCGCGCTGTTGGTCCGCCCCTATCTGTTTCTGGGTGCCCTGGTCGCGAACCGCGTCGTCGACCTGGTGCTGACCGCGCTCCGGTTCCCCGAACCGACCGTTCGGGGCCGGACTCGCTTTGTCACGCCCTGGTGGTCCGACGTTGCGATCCAGGGCCACGCCATCGGTATCCTCGCCGGCATCGTCCTCGCCGCCACGCTGTTGTGGCTTCGCGACCAGCGACCTGATCCCAAACGGGTCTTCGGCGTGACGCTGGTGTTCGCCGTCTTTCAGGGGCTCTGGGCGGTGTACATCCCGCTGGGGAACGCCCGCTTCACCCTGTTTCGCTGGCTCGGGACGGCGCTGGTCTTCCTTCTGGCGGCGGTCATCGCGGCCGCGACGGTCGACACGGACGACCACTTCATCCTGCTGCCGCGGTTCGAGGCGGGTTGGATCGGCTGGGCCGGTGTCGTCCTCCTGGTCGTGCTGGCGACGCTCAGTCTCGGTGCCGTCCCGGGCAATCTCACGACGATCGACTCCGGTGACGTCCCGGAGGACGGCATCGAGATCCGTGACTACGTCGTCGCCTACGAGGAGGACGTGCTGAACCAGTACGCGGCCAACATCCCGACGCCGATCGAGACCGAACAGACCCGGGTCAACGAGAGCGGGATCGTCGTCGCCAGTGCCGACCGCGAGATATGGATCGCCGAGGTACCGAAGGGACAACTGGCGACCGACGGCCGCGCGTCGGTCGCCGTCGGCGGCGTCGGCTGGCGCGAGACGGTGTTCGCCAACCGAACGACCTGGAACGTCGTCGGCAATCGGTCAGTGTACGTCGTCCAGTTGTGGCGCCGGGGCGAGGACCCACGGACGAGCTACCGATCGCCGCCGTCGACGGCCGATACGACGATCGCCGGCCGGAACGTGACGGTTCGGCCCGCTGGAGCGAGCTTCGAACTGGCGGTGACACGTGACAACGAGACGCTGGCGACGGGACCGATACCCGCCAACGCGTCAGCACGGGACATCGGCGGGATAACCTTCAGACACAACCGCAGTCGACTGTACGCGGAGGTCGACGACACCCGCGTTCGGATCGCCACGGTTCGGACACCCCCAGGCCAGCGCCGTGAGTAG
- a CDS encoding DoxX family membrane protein codes for MAFETAGAAELFLLGRLLFGGVLAFTGLNHFLNDEQMIPYADAKGLPAPTAAVYGSGGLLVVSGLLVVLGAYPVIAAGALATFLVGSALTMHNFWAVPEDQQQDEMTQFLKNVALAGGAFALLAAAGTAWPYSVALGLL; via the coding sequence ATGGCCTTCGAGACGGCCGGCGCGGCCGAACTGTTCCTGCTCGGTCGGCTCCTGTTCGGGGGCGTCCTCGCGTTCACGGGCCTGAATCACTTCCTGAACGACGAGCAGATGATCCCCTACGCAGACGCGAAGGGGCTACCCGCGCCCACCGCCGCTGTCTACGGGAGCGGCGGACTGCTCGTCGTGAGCGGTCTCCTCGTCGTTCTCGGGGCCTACCCCGTGATCGCCGCCGGTGCGCTGGCGACCTTCCTCGTCGGCTCGGCACTGACGATGCACAACTTCTGGGCGGTCCCCGAGGACCAGCAGCAAGACGAGATGACGCAGTTCCTGAAAAACGTCGCGCTGGCCGGCGGCGCGTTCGCGCTGCTGGCTGCCGCCGGAACTGCCTGGCCCTACAGCGTCGCTCTCGGACTGCTCTGA
- a CDS encoding winged helix-turn-helix transcriptional regulator, translated as MSSQLRHESEAETGPCAVIESLDQIGSRWRLVVLHELQDGERRFNELKRATDASSRTLSRVLDDLQEMEFVERRLEEDAPVATYYRLTDKGRSLCPVFEEIEDWADEWLAPGME; from the coding sequence ATGTCATCCCAACTACGCCACGAATCGGAGGCCGAGACCGGCCCCTGTGCGGTCATCGAATCGCTCGACCAGATCGGCTCCCGCTGGCGGCTGGTCGTCCTCCACGAACTCCAGGACGGCGAGCGCCGGTTCAACGAACTCAAGCGAGCGACCGACGCGAGTTCCCGGACGCTGTCGCGGGTCCTCGACGACCTCCAGGAGATGGAGTTCGTCGAGCGCCGACTCGAAGAGGACGCACCGGTAGCGACCTACTACCGGCTCACGGACAAGGGGCGGTCGCTCTGTCCCGTCTTCGAGGAGATCGAGGACTGGGCCGACGAGTGGCTTGCGCCTGGTATGGAGTGA
- the aglJ gene encoding S-layer glycoprotein N-glycosyltransferase AglJ — protein sequence MADRDDVCVLLPTYNEAATIGAVVSGFREEGFENVLVIDGGSSDDTTDIAESAGARVVEQAGSGKGQAVREAVRRHIDATYVLMADGDETYRPDEADRMLEPLFDGRAEHVIGNRFADMQPGAMSRLNQTGNRVINWAFSVIHGHQYVDILSGYRAFTRESFEQLSLSSDGFGIETEMAVECVKHSVRVTVVPITYEPRPDESETNLNPFRDGATIILTLYRMAKTNNPLFYFGSVGFGSIGLGIVLGAYVAYDWFANSISHEVIAMVGGIAIVLGLQLLMFGVLSDMIVTVNREQTRRLEDIARKLSEDSQQAATTDSDGQNEAETVAAGNGED from the coding sequence ATGGCTGACCGCGACGACGTCTGTGTGCTGTTGCCGACCTACAACGAGGCCGCGACGATCGGGGCAGTCGTCAGTGGATTCCGCGAGGAGGGGTTCGAGAACGTCCTCGTTATCGACGGCGGGTCGTCCGACGATACCACAGATATCGCAGAATCCGCCGGGGCGCGCGTCGTCGAACAGGCCGGGAGCGGGAAAGGACAGGCCGTCCGGGAGGCAGTCCGGCGTCATATCGATGCGACGTACGTGTTGATGGCTGACGGTGACGAGACCTACCGGCCGGACGAGGCCGACCGGATGCTCGAACCGCTCTTCGACGGGCGAGCGGAACACGTCATCGGCAACCGCTTTGCGGACATGCAGCCGGGCGCGATGAGCCGCCTCAACCAGACCGGAAACAGGGTGATCAACTGGGCGTTCTCGGTGATCCACGGCCACCAGTACGTCGATATCCTCTCGGGCTATCGCGCCTTCACTCGGGAATCGTTCGAACAGCTCTCGCTGTCTTCGGACGGGTTCGGAATCGAGACGGAGATGGCAGTCGAGTGTGTCAAACACAGCGTCCGTGTCACCGTCGTCCCGATCACCTACGAGCCCCGTCCGGACGAGTCCGAGACCAACCTCAACCCGTTCCGGGACGGCGCGACGATCATCCTCACGCTCTACCGGATGGCCAAGACGAACAACCCGCTGTTTTACTTCGGTAGTGTCGGCTTCGGTTCGATCGGTCTCGGGATCGTGCTGGGCGCGTACGTCGCCTACGACTGGTTCGCCAACAGCATCTCCCACGAGGTGATCGCGATGGTGGGTGGTATCGCGATCGTGTTAGGGCTGCAGTTGCTGATGTTCGGTGTCCTCTCGGACATGATCGTCACGGTCAACCGCGAACAGACGCGACGGCTGGAGGATATCGCCAGAAAACTCTCGGAAGACTCCCAGCAGGCAGCGACCACCGACTCGGACGGACAGAACGAGGCGGAGACCGTCGCCGCCGGCAACGGCGAGGACTAG
- a CDS encoding glycosyltransferase family 4 protein has protein sequence MVNAVDQTVAEVDIAVALQRYTDVDVTVIAWFTAEGFYGDELVDVIDLDAPDTRTGIDYRTLSAANEVVRDSDIVQTTHNHSGAYAKLLARYHGVPSVSREGNTRDGFPMLGLVANGLTNPLAARVVCNSRAVHDSFRGWENRILDSDKIEYIPNGVDIDAIDSSEEMEWCLDDAVNIGADSLLVGTVGSLTEQKNQATLIRGVSRARDRGAEMELVIVGDGPLRETLSKTARSEGIADSVHFPGRLDRERVYHVLHELDVYAMPSLWEGFSMAAIEAAASGTACVFSDIGPFVEAYEDVAMFHDPTDVDSLADVLCQLSGDADRRARLGAAGRSLVERNYTLEAVARQYRDLYEAIR, from the coding sequence GTGGTCAATGCGGTCGATCAGACCGTCGCTGAGGTGGATATCGCGGTCGCACTCCAACGGTACACGGACGTCGATGTCACGGTCATTGCGTGGTTCACCGCCGAGGGATTCTACGGTGACGAACTCGTCGACGTAATCGATCTGGATGCACCGGACACGCGGACGGGAATCGACTATCGGACGCTCTCTGCGGCCAACGAAGTCGTCCGCGACTCCGATATCGTCCAGACCACTCACAACCACTCCGGTGCCTACGCCAAACTCCTCGCCCGATATCACGGTGTCCCGTCGGTCTCACGTGAAGGGAACACGCGAGACGGCTTTCCGATGTTGGGACTCGTCGCCAACGGGTTGACAAACCCGCTTGCGGCCCGTGTCGTCTGTAACTCGCGAGCCGTCCATGACTCTTTCCGGGGGTGGGAGAACCGAATCCTCGACAGTGACAAGATCGAGTACATCCCCAACGGTGTCGACATCGACGCAATTGACTCGAGCGAGGAGATGGAGTGGTGCCTCGACGACGCGGTCAATATCGGAGCGGACTCCTTGCTCGTCGGGACGGTGGGATCGCTCACAGAACAGAAGAACCAGGCGACACTGATCCGCGGTGTCTCACGGGCACGGGATCGTGGTGCGGAGATGGAGCTTGTCATCGTCGGGGACGGGCCACTCCGGGAGACACTGTCAAAAACCGCCCGCAGTGAAGGGATCGCTGACTCGGTCCACTTCCCCGGCCGTCTGGACAGAGAGCGGGTGTATCACGTGCTTCACGAGTTAGACGTGTACGCGATGCCCTCGCTGTGGGAGGGGTTCAGCATGGCCGCTATCGAGGCAGCCGCCAGTGGAACGGCCTGTGTGTTTTCGGATATCGGGCCGTTCGTCGAGGCCTACGAGGACGTCGCGATGTTCCACGATCCGACTGATGTCGACTCCCTCGCCGACGTTCTGTGTCAGTTATCGGGTGACGCTGATCGAAGAGCGCGACTGGGAGCGGCTGGCCGCTCTCTCGTCGAACGGAACTACACGCTCGAAGCTGTCGCTCGACAGTATCGAGACCTGTACGAAGCGATCAGGTGA
- a CDS encoding glycosyltransferase, with protein sequence MRIAVAYEKFATAQSGGARESLLTLLAGISDHRDITVDVYQTPPVDDLPETAYDYTINEKPLTTVPKLTWTDQVCTRFQWRRYFHSALDPETDLLWTQNQLAPASVAVAAEMDIPSLFFVRSMALTGYEKYDATRGVLSNLLRTDLGGRIQFPFLWQNFREYRRAARTATVTIANSSHTAGQISELFGVDTEVVYPPIELDEYRVEYDPDGAILMVNPRAEYKGADIFLDIASQLPDERFRLVGPIASSEIASKSRKMENVSHTQWCEDMRTAYAGAKLVVVPSRWEEPFGRVPAEAMVSGIPCVVSDRGGLPEVVGETGAVVTDIESTTAWIDAIERALAEHSPVAQQNRVQKFSAETQTETLRKIIDGL encoded by the coding sequence ATGAGAATAGCGGTCGCCTACGAGAAGTTCGCTACAGCACAGTCAGGCGGGGCACGTGAATCCCTCCTGACACTGTTAGCCGGTATCAGCGATCATCGTGATATCACGGTCGACGTGTACCAGACACCGCCCGTTGACGACCTACCGGAGACAGCATACGACTACACGATCAACGAGAAGCCACTGACGACGGTCCCGAAATTGACCTGGACCGATCAAGTCTGTACGCGGTTCCAGTGGCGTCGTTACTTTCACTCAGCACTCGATCCTGAGACTGACCTCCTGTGGACACAGAACCAGTTGGCTCCGGCCTCGGTGGCTGTCGCAGCGGAGATGGATATTCCGTCGCTATTCTTCGTGAGGAGTATGGCACTGACGGGCTACGAGAAGTACGACGCCACACGCGGTGTCCTCTCCAATCTGTTACGGACAGATCTGGGTGGCCGGATCCAGTTCCCGTTTCTGTGGCAGAACTTTCGCGAGTACCGGCGCGCGGCGCGTACGGCGACAGTGACGATCGCGAACAGTTCACATACCGCCGGGCAGATATCGGAGCTGTTCGGGGTTGATACCGAAGTCGTCTATCCGCCCATCGAACTGGACGAGTATCGCGTCGAGTACGATCCTGACGGCGCTATCCTGATGGTGAATCCACGGGCGGAGTACAAGGGTGCGGATATCTTTCTCGATATCGCGAGCCAACTCCCGGATGAGCGGTTTCGTCTCGTCGGCCCGATCGCATCCTCGGAAATCGCCTCCAAGTCGAGGAAGATGGAGAACGTCTCGCACACCCAGTGGTGTGAGGATATGCGGACAGCGTACGCCGGCGCGAAGCTTGTTGTCGTGCCCTCCCGGTGGGAGGAGCCGTTCGGGCGTGTCCCGGCAGAGGCAATGGTGAGCGGTATCCCGTGTGTCGTGAGCGATCGCGGTGGGTTACCCGAGGTCGTCGGAGAGACTGGAGCAGTCGTTACCGATATCGAGTCGACTACGGCATGGATCGACGCGATAGAGCGTGCGCTGGCTGAGCACAGTCCAGTCGCCCAACAGAACCGGGTACAGAAGTTTTCCGCCGAAACACAGACCGAGACGCTTCGCAAAATAATCGACGGGCTGTAA
- a CDS encoding glycosyltransferase → MKIGYFCYRLSGTGPRTRAADIINGVANRSECDVVVLTNEPAVVTADAEVTEIDIRNPIDTFLKARGAFSDVDIVHVPINIYQVLFVRLAYLGPLVAGVGPGIQNSLFHRVLGRFLGISVKIQKQEDERQWEQLGYTTASVTATIDRSQFYQYEPERIDQLRSERGIDSEQTVVLYVGELTEGQGAAVIDEMARMTRDDDSIQYIVAGAGPLEERFRDRSDLIFEGFVDNKSMPRLYNIADVTAATRKYDVTSNVGLESIACGTPVITTASGKIEKIFKNRGTYVWADRDPQAVLETVDELMSDPEYYQSQVNRGFQTMEEMDLTLDSAIETHLDVYRRLGARDRSTGQPR, encoded by the coding sequence ATGAAGATCGGCTATTTTTGCTACCGACTCTCGGGGACGGGTCCACGTACCCGCGCGGCGGATATAATCAACGGAGTAGCCAACCGATCTGAGTGTGACGTAGTCGTCCTCACCAACGAACCTGCTGTCGTCACCGCTGATGCCGAAGTAACGGAGATCGACATCCGGAACCCCATCGACACGTTCCTGAAAGCGAGAGGAGCGTTCAGTGATGTCGACATCGTACACGTTCCGATCAATATCTATCAGGTGCTGTTCGTCCGACTGGCGTATCTCGGTCCGCTGGTTGCCGGCGTCGGCCCGGGGATCCAAAACTCGCTCTTTCATCGCGTTCTGGGTCGGTTCCTCGGTATCAGTGTCAAGATACAAAAACAAGAAGACGAGCGACAGTGGGAACAACTAGGGTACACTACGGCGAGTGTCACAGCTACGATTGACCGATCCCAGTTTTATCAATACGAGCCCGAACGTATCGACCAACTCCGATCTGAACGGGGTATTGACAGTGAACAGACCGTGGTCCTCTATGTCGGTGAGCTGACCGAGGGTCAGGGTGCCGCGGTCATCGACGAGATGGCTCGGATGACACGGGACGACGACAGTATTCAGTATATTGTCGCTGGCGCCGGACCACTCGAAGAGCGGTTTCGTGACCGCTCGGACCTGATCTTCGAGGGATTCGTCGACAACAAATCGATGCCTCGTCTCTACAATATCGCTGACGTCACTGCCGCGACTCGGAAATACGATGTCACGTCGAATGTCGGTCTGGAATCGATCGCGTGTGGAACCCCAGTAATAACGACTGCATCCGGAAAAATTGAGAAAATTTTTAAGAACCGTGGGACGTACGTCTGGGCAGATCGGGACCCGCAAGCCGTTCTGGAAACCGTCGACGAACTGATGTCTGATCCGGAGTACTACCAATCGCAAGTGAACCGTGGCTTTCAGACGATGGAGGAGATGGATCTTACCTTGGACAGTGCCATCGAGACACATCTCGACGTTTACAGACGGCTCGGAGCCCGGGATCGCTCGACGGGGCAGCCCCGCTAA